In one Macaca nemestrina isolate mMacNem1 chromosome 2, mMacNem.hap1, whole genome shotgun sequence genomic region, the following are encoded:
- the LOC105480427 gene encoding ubiquitin carboxyl-terminal hydrolase 19 isoform X12, translating into MSGGASATGPRRGPPGLEDATSKKRQKDRANQESKDGDPRKETGSRYVAQAGLELLASGSASTPREEQTKEGACEDPHDLLATPPPELLLDWRQSAEEVIVKLHVGVGPLQLEDIDAAFTDTDCVVRFAGGQQWGGVFYAEIKSSCAKVQTRKGSLLHLTLPKKVPMLTWPSLLKKPLGTQELVPGLQCQENGQELSPTALEPGPEPHRAKQEARNQKRAQGRGEVGSGAGPGAQAGPSAKRAVHLCRGPEGEGSRDDPGPRGDAPPFVADPATQVEADEQLCIPPVNPQTCLLGSEENLALLAGEKAVSPGNDPVSPAVVRSRNSGKDDRAKEEMAVAADAATLVDGKEPESMVNLAFVKNDSYEKGPDSVVVHVYVKEICRDTSRVLFREQDFTLIFQTRDGNFLRLHPGCGPHTIFRWQVKLRNLIEPEQCTFCFTASRIDICLRKRQSQRWGGLEAPATRGAVGGAKVAVPTGPTPLDSTPPGGAPHPLTGQEEARAMEKDKSKARSEDTGLESVATRTPMEHVTPKPETHLASPKPTCMVPPMPHSPVSGDSVEEEEEEEKKVCLPGFTGLVNLGNTCFMNSVIQSLSNTRELRDFFHDRSFEAEINYNNPLGTGGRLAIGFAVLLRALWKGTHHAFQPSKLKAIVASKASQFTGYAQHDAQEFMAFLLDGLHEDLNRIQNKPYTETVDSDGRPDEVVAEEAWQRHKMRNDSFIVDLFQGQYKSKLVCPVCAKVSITFDPFLYLPVPLPQKQKVLPVFYFAREPHSKPIKFLVSVSKENSTASEVLDSLSQSVRVKPENLRLAEVIKNRFHRVFLPSHSLDTVSPSDMLLCFELLSPELAKERVVVLEVQQRPQVPSVPISKCAACQRKQQSEDEKLKRCTRCYRVGYCNQLCQKTHWPDHKGLCRPENIGYPFLVSVPASRLTYARLAQLLEGYARYSVSVFQPPFQPGRMALESQSPGCTTLLSTGSLEAGDSERDPIQPPELQLVTPMAEGDTGLPRVWAAPDRGPVPSTSGISSEILASGPTEVGSLPAGERVSRPEAAVPGYQHPSEAMNAHTPQFFIYKIDSSNREQRLEDKGDTPLELGDDCSLALVWRNNERLQEFVLVASKELECAEDPGSAGEAARAGHFTLDQCLNLFTRPEVLAPEEAWYCPQCKQHREASKQLLLWRLPNVLIVQLKRFSFRSFIWRDKINDLVEFPVRNLDLSKFCIGQKEEQLPSYDLYAVINHYGGMIGGHYTACARLPNDRSSQRSDVGWRLFDDSTVTTVDESQVVTRYAYVLFYRRRNSPVERPPRAGHSEHHPDLGPAAEAAASQASRIWQELEAEEELVPEGPGPLGPWGPQDWVGPPPRGPTTPDEGCLRYFVLGTVAALVALVLNVFYPLVSQSRWR; encoded by the exons ATGTCTGGCGGGGCCAGTGCCACAGGCCCAAGGAGAGGGCCCCCAGGACTGGAGGACGCAACTAGTAAGAAGAGGCAGAAGGATCGAGCAAACCAGGAGAGCAAGGATGGAGATCCTAGGAAAG agacagggtctcgatatgttgcccaggctggtcttgaacttctggcctcag GGTCAGCATCCACTCCTCGGGAGGAGCAGACCAAAGAGG GAGCTTGTGAAGACCCTCATGATCTCTTGGCTACTCCCCCTCCAGAGTTGTTGCTCGattggaggcagagtgcagaagAGGTGATTGTCAAGCTTCATGTGGGAGTAGGTCCCTTGCAGCTGGAGGATATAGATGCTGCTTTCACAGATACGGACTGTGTGGTGCGGTTTGCAG GTGGTCAGCAGTGGGGTGGTGTCTTCTATGCTGAGATAAAAAGCTCTTGTGCTAAAGTGCAAACCCGCAAGGGTAGTCTCCTGCACCTGACACTGCCCAAAAAGGTGCCTATGCTCACGTGGCCCTCCCTCCTG AAGAAACCTCTAGGGACCCAGGAGCTGGTGCCGGGGCTGCAGTGCCAGGAGAATGGGCAGGAACTGTCTCCCACTGCCCTGGAGCCAGGCCCTGAGCCCCACCGGGCTAAGCAGGAGGCCCGGAACCAGAAGCGGGCCCAGGGCCGTGGTGAGGTAGGCTCAGGGGCTGGCCCCGGGGCCCAGGCAGGGCCCAGCGCCAAGAGGGCTGTGCATCTCTGCAGAGGGCCAGAGGGGGAGGGGTCCAGGGATGACCCTGGACCCCGGGGTGATGCCCCACCCTTCGTGGCTGACCCGGCCACTCAG GTTGAGGCTGATGAACAGCTTTGCATACCACCGGTGAACCCCCAaacctgcctcctgggctcagaggaGAATTTAGCCCTTTTGGCAGGAGAGAAAGCAGTGTCTCCTGGGAATGACCCAGTCTCTCCAGCCGTGGTCCGGAGCAGAAACTCTGGGAAAGATGACCGTGCCAAGGAGGAGATGGCAGTGGCAGCAGATGCTGCAACCTTGGTGGATGGTAAAG AGCCCGAGTCGATGGTGAACCTGGCATTTGTCAAGAATGACTCGTATGAGAAGGGCCCGGATTCAGTGGTGGTGCACGTGTACGTGAAGGAGATCTGCAGGGACACCTCGAGAGTACTTTTTCGTGAGCAGGACTTCACACTCATCTTCCAGACCAG GGATGGAAACTTCCTGAGGCTGCACCCAGGCTGTGGGCCCCACACCATCTTCCGTTGGCAGGTGAAGCTCAG GAATCTGATTGAGCCAGAGCAGTGCACCTTCTGTTTCACGGCTTCTCGCATCGACATCTGCCTTCGTAAGAGGCAGAGTCAGCGCTGGGGGGGCCTGGAGGCCCCGGCTACACGAG GTGCAGTGGGTGGTGCAAAGGTTGCCGTGCCGACAGGTCCAACCCCTCTGGATTCAACCCCACCAGGAGGtgctccccaccccctgacaggccagGAGGAGGCCCGGGCTATGGAGAAGGATAAATCCAAGGCACGATCTGAGGACACAGGGCTAGAGAGTGTGGCAACCCGCACACCTATGGAGCATGTAACCCCAAAGCCAGAGACACACCTGGCGTCG CCCAAGCCTACATGTATGGTGCCTCCCATGCCCCACAGCCCAGTTAGTGGAGATAgcgtggaggaggaggaagaggaagagaagaaagtgtGTCTGCCAGGCTTCACTGGCCTTGTCAATTTAGGCAACACCTGCTTCATGAACAGCGTCATTCAGTCTCTGTCCAACACTCGGGAACTCCGGGACTTCTTCCATG ACCGCTCCTTTGAGGCTGAGATCAACTACAACAACCCACTAGGGACTGGTGGGCGTCTGGCCATTGGCTTTGCTGTGCTGCTTCGGGCGCTGTGGAAGGGCACCCACCATGCCTTCCAGCCTTCCAAGTTGAAG GCCATTGTGGCGAGTAAGGCCAGCCAGTTCACAGGCTATGCGCAGCATGATGCCCAGGAGTTCATGGCTTTCCTGCTGGATGGGCTGCACGAGGACCTGAATCGCATTCAGAACAAGCCCTACACAGAGACCGTGGACTCAGATGGGCGACCCGATGAG GTGGTAGCTGAGGAAGCATGGCAGCGGCACAAGATGAGGAATGACTCTTTCATCGTGGACCTATTTCAGGGGCAGTACAAGTCGAAGCTGGTGTGCCCTGTGTGTGCCAAG GTCTCCATCACTTTTGACCCGTTTCTTTATCTGCCGGTGCCCTTGCCACAAAAGCAAAAGGTTCTCCCTGTCTTTTATTTCGCCCGAGAGCCCCACAGCAAGCCCATTAAG TTCCTAGTGAGCGTCAGCAAGGAGAACTCCACTGCCAGTGAAGTATTGGACTCCCTCTCTCAAAGCGTTCGTGTGAAGCCTGAGAATCTGCGTTTGGCGGAG GTAATTAAGAATCGTTTCCATCGTGTGTTCCTGCCCTCCCACTCACTGGACACTGTGTCCCCATCTGATATGCTCCTCTGCTTTGAGCTGTTATCCCCAGAGTTGGCTAAGGAGCGGGTAGTGGTGCTAGAGGTGCAACAG CGCCCCCAGGTGCCCAGCGTCCCCATCTCCAAGTGTGCAGCCTGCCAGCGGAAGCAACAGTCGGAGGATGAAAAGCTGAAGCGCTGTACCCGGTGCTACCGTGTGGGCTACTGCAACCA GCTCTGCCAGAAAACCCACTGGCCTGACCACAAGGGCCTCTGCCGACCTGAGAACATTGGCTACCCCTTCCTGGTCAGTGTACCTGCCTCACGCCTCACTTATGCCCGCCTTGCTCAGCTGCTAGAGGGCTATGCCCG GTACTCTGTGAGTGTGTTCCAGCCACCCTTTCAGCCTGGCCGCATGGCCTTGGAGTCTCAGAGCCCTGGCTGCACCACACTGCTCTCCACTGGCTCCCTGGAGGCTGGGGACAGTGAGAGGGACCCCATTCAGCCACCTGAGCTCCAGCTGGTGACCCCTATGGCTGAGGGGGACACAGGGCTTCCCCGGGTGTGGGCAGCCCCTGACCGGGGTCCTGTGCCCAGCACCAGTGGAATTTCTTCTGAGATACTGGCCAGTGGGCCCACTGAGGTTGGCTCCTTGCCTGCTGGCGAGAGGGTGTCCCGACCCGAAG CCGCTGTGCCTGGGTACCAGCACCCAAGTGAAGCTATGAATGCCCACACACCAcagttcttcatctataaaattgacTCATCCAACCGAGAGCAGCGGCTAGAGGACAAAG GAGACACCCCACTGGAGCTGGGTGACGATTGTAGCCTGGCTCTCGTCTGGAGGAACAATGAGCGTTTGCAGGAGTTTGTGTTGGTAGCCTCCAAGGAGCTGGAATGTGCTGAGGATCCAGGCTCTGCCGGTGAGGCTGCCCGGGCCGGCCACTTCACCCTGGACCAGTGCCTCAACCTCTTCACACGGCCTGAGGTGCTGGCACCCGAGGAGGCCTG GTACTGCCCACAGTGCAAACAGCACCGTGAGGCCTCCAAGCAGCTGTTGCTATGGCGCCTGCCAAATGTTCTCATCGTGCAGCTCAAGCGCTTCTCCTTTCGTAGTTTTATCTGGCGTGACAAGATCAATGACTTGGTGGAGTTCCCTGTTCG GAACCTGGACCTGAGCAAGTTCTGCATTGGTCAGAAAGAGGAGCAGCTGCCCAGCTATGATCTGTATGCTGTCATCAACCACTATGGAGGCATGATTGGTGGCCACTACACTGCCTGTGCACGCCTGCCCAATGATCGTAGCAGTCAGCGCAGTGACGTGG GCTGGCGCTTGTTTGATGACAGCACGGTGACAACGGTAGACGAGAGCCAGGTTGTGACGCGTTATGCCTATGTACTCTTCTACCGCCGGCGGAACTCTCCTGTGGAGAGGCCCCCCAGGGCAGGTCACTCTGAGCACCACCCAGACCTAGGCCCTGCAGCTGAGGCTGCTGCCAGCCAG GCTTCCCGGATTtggcaggagctggaggctgaggaggagctGGTGCCTGAGGGGCCTGGGCCCCTGGGTCCCTGGGGGCCCCAAGACTGGGTGGGCCCCCCGCCACGTGGCCCTACCACACCAGATGAGGGCTGCCTCCGGTACTTTGTCCTGGGCACCGTGGCGGCTTTGGTGGCCCTCGTGCTCAACGTGTTCTATCCTCTGGTATCCCAGAGTCGCTGGAGATGA
- the LOC105480427 gene encoding ubiquitin carboxyl-terminal hydrolase 19 isoform X2 → MSGGASATGPRRGPPGLEDATSKKRQKDRANQESKDGDPRKETGSRYVAQAGLELLASGDPSASASCAAGITGSCHHSRLFFPSLSGSASTPREEQTKEGACEDPHDLLATPPPELLLDWRQSAEEVIVKLHVGVGPLQLEDIDAAFTDTDCVVRFAGGQQWGGVFYAEIKSSCAKVQTRKGSLLHLTLPKKVPMLTWPSLLKPLGTQELVPGLQCQENGQELSPTALEPGPEPHRAKQEARNQKRAQGRGEVGSGAGPGAQAGPSAKRAVHLCRGPEGEGSRDDPGPRGDAPPFVADPATQVEADEQLCIPPVNPQTCLLGSEENLALLAGEKAVSPGNDPVSPAVVRSRNSGKDDRAKEEMAVAADAATLVDGKEPESMVNLAFVKNDSYEKGPDSVVVHVYVKEICRDTSRVLFREQDFTLIFQTRDGNFLRLHPGCGPHTIFRWQVKLRNLIEPEQCTFCFTASRIDICLRKRQSQRWGGLEAPATRGAVGGAKVAVPTGPTPLDSTPPGGAPHPLTGQEEARAMEKDKSKARSEDTGLESVATRTPMEHVTPKPETHLASPKPTCMVPPMPHSPVSGDSVEEEEEEEKKVCLPGFTGLVNLGNTCFMNSVIQSLSNTRELRDFFHDRSFEAEINYNNPLGTGGRLAIGFAVLLRALWKGTHHAFQPSKLKAIVASKASQFTGYAQHDAQEFMAFLLDGLHEDLNRIQNKPYTETVDSDGRPDEVVAEEAWQRHKMRNDSFIVDLFQGQYKSKLVCPVCAKVSITFDPFLYLPVPLPQKQKVLPVFYFAREPHSKPIKFLVSVSKENSTASEVLDSLSQSVRVKPENLRLAEVIKNRFHRVFLPSHSLDTVSPSDMLLCFELLSPELAKERVVVLEVQQRPQVPSVPISKCAACQRKQQSEDEKLKRCTRCYRVGYCNQLCQKTHWPDHKGLCRPENIGYPFLVSVPASRLTYARLAQLLEGYARYSVSVFQPPFQPGRMALESQSPGCTTLLSTGSLEAGDSERDPIQPPELQLVTPMAEGDTGLPRVWAAPDRGPVPSTSGISSEILASGPTEVGSLPAGERVSRPEAAVPGYQHPSEAMNAHTPQFFIYKIDSSNREQRLEDKGDTPLELGDDCSLALVWRNNERLQEFVLVASKELECAEDPGSAGEAARAGHFTLDQCLNLFTRPEVLAPEEAWYCPQCKQHREASKQLLLWRLPNVLIVQLKRFSFRSFIWRDKINDLVEFPVRNLDLSKFCIGQKEEQLPSYDLYAVINHYGGMIGGHYTACARLPNDRSSQRSDVGWRLFDDSTVTTVDESQVVTRYAYVLFYRRRNSPVERPPRAGHSEHHPDLGPAAEAAASQASRIWQELEAEEELVPEGPGPLGPWGPQDWVGPPPRGPTTPDEGCLRYFVLGTVAALVALVLNVFYPLVSQSRWR, encoded by the exons ATGTCTGGCGGGGCCAGTGCCACAGGCCCAAGGAGAGGGCCCCCAGGACTGGAGGACGCAACTAGTAAGAAGAGGCAGAAGGATCGAGCAAACCAGGAGAGCAAGGATGGAGATCCTAGGAAAG agacagggtctcgatatgttgcccaggctggtcttgaacttctggcctcaggtgatccttctgcctcagcctcctgcgcagctgggatcacaggctcatgccaccattcccggctgtTCTTTCCTTCATTGTCAGGGTCAGCATCCACTCCTCGGGAGGAGCAGACCAAAGAGG GAGCTTGTGAAGACCCTCATGATCTCTTGGCTACTCCCCCTCCAGAGTTGTTGCTCGattggaggcagagtgcagaagAGGTGATTGTCAAGCTTCATGTGGGAGTAGGTCCCTTGCAGCTGGAGGATATAGATGCTGCTTTCACAGATACGGACTGTGTGGTGCGGTTTGCAG GTGGTCAGCAGTGGGGTGGTGTCTTCTATGCTGAGATAAAAAGCTCTTGTGCTAAAGTGCAAACCCGCAAGGGTAGTCTCCTGCACCTGACACTGCCCAAAAAGGTGCCTATGCTCACGTGGCCCTCCCTCCTG AAACCTCTAGGGACCCAGGAGCTGGTGCCGGGGCTGCAGTGCCAGGAGAATGGGCAGGAACTGTCTCCCACTGCCCTGGAGCCAGGCCCTGAGCCCCACCGGGCTAAGCAGGAGGCCCGGAACCAGAAGCGGGCCCAGGGCCGTGGTGAGGTAGGCTCAGGGGCTGGCCCCGGGGCCCAGGCAGGGCCCAGCGCCAAGAGGGCTGTGCATCTCTGCAGAGGGCCAGAGGGGGAGGGGTCCAGGGATGACCCTGGACCCCGGGGTGATGCCCCACCCTTCGTGGCTGACCCGGCCACTCAG GTTGAGGCTGATGAACAGCTTTGCATACCACCGGTGAACCCCCAaacctgcctcctgggctcagaggaGAATTTAGCCCTTTTGGCAGGAGAGAAAGCAGTGTCTCCTGGGAATGACCCAGTCTCTCCAGCCGTGGTCCGGAGCAGAAACTCTGGGAAAGATGACCGTGCCAAGGAGGAGATGGCAGTGGCAGCAGATGCTGCAACCTTGGTGGATGGTAAAG AGCCCGAGTCGATGGTGAACCTGGCATTTGTCAAGAATGACTCGTATGAGAAGGGCCCGGATTCAGTGGTGGTGCACGTGTACGTGAAGGAGATCTGCAGGGACACCTCGAGAGTACTTTTTCGTGAGCAGGACTTCACACTCATCTTCCAGACCAG GGATGGAAACTTCCTGAGGCTGCACCCAGGCTGTGGGCCCCACACCATCTTCCGTTGGCAGGTGAAGCTCAG GAATCTGATTGAGCCAGAGCAGTGCACCTTCTGTTTCACGGCTTCTCGCATCGACATCTGCCTTCGTAAGAGGCAGAGTCAGCGCTGGGGGGGCCTGGAGGCCCCGGCTACACGAG GTGCAGTGGGTGGTGCAAAGGTTGCCGTGCCGACAGGTCCAACCCCTCTGGATTCAACCCCACCAGGAGGtgctccccaccccctgacaggccagGAGGAGGCCCGGGCTATGGAGAAGGATAAATCCAAGGCACGATCTGAGGACACAGGGCTAGAGAGTGTGGCAACCCGCACACCTATGGAGCATGTAACCCCAAAGCCAGAGACACACCTGGCGTCG CCCAAGCCTACATGTATGGTGCCTCCCATGCCCCACAGCCCAGTTAGTGGAGATAgcgtggaggaggaggaagaggaagagaagaaagtgtGTCTGCCAGGCTTCACTGGCCTTGTCAATTTAGGCAACACCTGCTTCATGAACAGCGTCATTCAGTCTCTGTCCAACACTCGGGAACTCCGGGACTTCTTCCATG ACCGCTCCTTTGAGGCTGAGATCAACTACAACAACCCACTAGGGACTGGTGGGCGTCTGGCCATTGGCTTTGCTGTGCTGCTTCGGGCGCTGTGGAAGGGCACCCACCATGCCTTCCAGCCTTCCAAGTTGAAG GCCATTGTGGCGAGTAAGGCCAGCCAGTTCACAGGCTATGCGCAGCATGATGCCCAGGAGTTCATGGCTTTCCTGCTGGATGGGCTGCACGAGGACCTGAATCGCATTCAGAACAAGCCCTACACAGAGACCGTGGACTCAGATGGGCGACCCGATGAG GTGGTAGCTGAGGAAGCATGGCAGCGGCACAAGATGAGGAATGACTCTTTCATCGTGGACCTATTTCAGGGGCAGTACAAGTCGAAGCTGGTGTGCCCTGTGTGTGCCAAG GTCTCCATCACTTTTGACCCGTTTCTTTATCTGCCGGTGCCCTTGCCACAAAAGCAAAAGGTTCTCCCTGTCTTTTATTTCGCCCGAGAGCCCCACAGCAAGCCCATTAAG TTCCTAGTGAGCGTCAGCAAGGAGAACTCCACTGCCAGTGAAGTATTGGACTCCCTCTCTCAAAGCGTTCGTGTGAAGCCTGAGAATCTGCGTTTGGCGGAG GTAATTAAGAATCGTTTCCATCGTGTGTTCCTGCCCTCCCACTCACTGGACACTGTGTCCCCATCTGATATGCTCCTCTGCTTTGAGCTGTTATCCCCAGAGTTGGCTAAGGAGCGGGTAGTGGTGCTAGAGGTGCAACAG CGCCCCCAGGTGCCCAGCGTCCCCATCTCCAAGTGTGCAGCCTGCCAGCGGAAGCAACAGTCGGAGGATGAAAAGCTGAAGCGCTGTACCCGGTGCTACCGTGTGGGCTACTGCAACCA GCTCTGCCAGAAAACCCACTGGCCTGACCACAAGGGCCTCTGCCGACCTGAGAACATTGGCTACCCCTTCCTGGTCAGTGTACCTGCCTCACGCCTCACTTATGCCCGCCTTGCTCAGCTGCTAGAGGGCTATGCCCG GTACTCTGTGAGTGTGTTCCAGCCACCCTTTCAGCCTGGCCGCATGGCCTTGGAGTCTCAGAGCCCTGGCTGCACCACACTGCTCTCCACTGGCTCCCTGGAGGCTGGGGACAGTGAGAGGGACCCCATTCAGCCACCTGAGCTCCAGCTGGTGACCCCTATGGCTGAGGGGGACACAGGGCTTCCCCGGGTGTGGGCAGCCCCTGACCGGGGTCCTGTGCCCAGCACCAGTGGAATTTCTTCTGAGATACTGGCCAGTGGGCCCACTGAGGTTGGCTCCTTGCCTGCTGGCGAGAGGGTGTCCCGACCCGAAG CCGCTGTGCCTGGGTACCAGCACCCAAGTGAAGCTATGAATGCCCACACACCAcagttcttcatctataaaattgacTCATCCAACCGAGAGCAGCGGCTAGAGGACAAAG GAGACACCCCACTGGAGCTGGGTGACGATTGTAGCCTGGCTCTCGTCTGGAGGAACAATGAGCGTTTGCAGGAGTTTGTGTTGGTAGCCTCCAAGGAGCTGGAATGTGCTGAGGATCCAGGCTCTGCCGGTGAGGCTGCCCGGGCCGGCCACTTCACCCTGGACCAGTGCCTCAACCTCTTCACACGGCCTGAGGTGCTGGCACCCGAGGAGGCCTG GTACTGCCCACAGTGCAAACAGCACCGTGAGGCCTCCAAGCAGCTGTTGCTATGGCGCCTGCCAAATGTTCTCATCGTGCAGCTCAAGCGCTTCTCCTTTCGTAGTTTTATCTGGCGTGACAAGATCAATGACTTGGTGGAGTTCCCTGTTCG GAACCTGGACCTGAGCAAGTTCTGCATTGGTCAGAAAGAGGAGCAGCTGCCCAGCTATGATCTGTATGCTGTCATCAACCACTATGGAGGCATGATTGGTGGCCACTACACTGCCTGTGCACGCCTGCCCAATGATCGTAGCAGTCAGCGCAGTGACGTGG GCTGGCGCTTGTTTGATGACAGCACGGTGACAACGGTAGACGAGAGCCAGGTTGTGACGCGTTATGCCTATGTACTCTTCTACCGCCGGCGGAACTCTCCTGTGGAGAGGCCCCCCAGGGCAGGTCACTCTGAGCACCACCCAGACCTAGGCCCTGCAGCTGAGGCTGCTGCCAGCCAG GCTTCCCGGATTtggcaggagctggaggctgaggaggagctGGTGCCTGAGGGGCCTGGGCCCCTGGGTCCCTGGGGGCCCCAAGACTGGGTGGGCCCCCCGCCACGTGGCCCTACCACACCAGATGAGGGCTGCCTCCGGTACTTTGTCCTGGGCACCGTGGCGGCTTTGGTGGCCCTCGTGCTCAACGTGTTCTATCCTCTGGTATCCCAGAGTCGCTGGAGATGA